In Haliaeetus albicilla chromosome 18, bHalAlb1.1, whole genome shotgun sequence, the DNA window CCCTGAGGCACAGAAGGTCCCATGAGTACAGGCTGAGAGAGCGGGGCTGTCTGCGGTAAAATAGGTTTCATGGGAGTTGAGACTGTTGGAGTTGAAGGCTTGACATAAGCATTGATCATACTGCTTTGTCCGTTTAAAGGGATCATTTGACAGAGAACTTGGGGGCTTGAAACGGGGGCAGGTGTCACAGGGGTAGCTCCTTTTTGCAAGTCATTCTCACAATTCTTTGGTATGCGGGTCTGTGGCGAAACGGGCCGGACTGGTAGTTGTCCTTTATTGGTCACAACATCACTGGAGTCATGTGCATAAGGCTGATGTACTGGAGAGGTTTTGTTAATTAAATCATCCGCTGCACACGTGTCCTGTGGCAGTCTGGAATGTCTTCGGTCATCCACTCCACACGAGTCTCTGGAAGTGCCATAGCCTGAAGTtacctttgttttctcttgcacAGCAGGAATGTGATGGTAAGCAGAACTATCACCTGTGTGACGTATGACGCTTGTTGCCATGGCTCTGCAAGGCTGAGGGGCAAAGGATTCAGACATCACTGGCTTCTGACTGCACTGTCGCTCCATGTTGATAACAGATGACTTGGTTATGGGAGAGGCACCGGTTGCCGATGTGACTGAGCAGGCAGCTGTATTTGCCATGACAGTCCTTGGTTTGGAATAAGTGACTTGTGAGGAGAGAAGCATAGCAGCTGATATCTCAACAAAGTCAGGGCTGTGCGGAGGGGTCATgcactgcaaaaaaagaaaacaccgTCATACAGCACTATAATTTCATAGCACAATTTTTCACTGTctttactgtgaaaaataaaattacaccCCCTTCCCAGAATCTCAGAACCTGCCTCTAAGAACAAACTGATTAAAGCATACATTGCCTCACATGATGGCCATTCTGAATATGCTCAAAAGCATATTAATAAAAGGAAGGCAACGAGGCAGCTGTAAACCTGCATAAATCATTGCATGTCTACTCGCTGcactacaaaaaaaccctctctcaTTCCTTTCTCCTCAGCAATGGGTGCAGCTGCAAGAGGCTACGAGCGCTCTGCTGTTCACAGAAAACAGACTAGCAACAGATAGCAATACTGTACCCTTTCAATTTCAAGCTTCTAGCAAGCCCTAGATCTTTTATCAATGATTACCCCATCAGCTGGTGGCTACTTCTGAGATAAAGACAAATGGAACTGCTCTCTCCCTTCTTATTCATCCATTTCTCTCTATGCTCTCTTGCtgccaccacctctccttcctcctttacCACTGAAAACTCATGCCTATCTCCCATGCTGCTCAAGAGACAGTGCCAGTATGCCAGTATGAGAGAAGTCTGTCAAACAGCTGCCATACTATCTCAGCCTCTTCCCTCCATTATTCCCCTTTTTCCTGACATAAGTGCATACTAGAAGCCTACTGGTTGAAATGGGCCTTAACGATCTGAAACCTGAACAGCAGCAAGCCCTTTTTTAATACCTACTTTTGTTACAACATAaattgcaacaaaaaaaaaaaaaaaatttgtgattCAACTGACATTAGTCAGCCAGAGTAGACCAATGCTCTGGAGAAATAACAGACTACATGTACAAACACATAGCATAGAAACTAATTAAATTGTCTATTTCATAATGGTAACCTGTACTTTCTCTTATAACAACCAGCGCGAAGCCAAATGTCATCAAGAGCCTTTTTCATACAGTGCTTGCAGATAAGTTGGTGCCAAATCACTGAGGCTCACTCTGCCGCTCTTATTCAGAGTGCTCCAAGAAACCTACAACAGCCATCCTGAGAGCATCCTCAGTGCTCCTGTCACATTAAATAACCTGTCAGCAAGGGCTTTCACATCTAGATTTAACAAGGGATCAAACACCTACATTTGCCATTCCAGAGACAGCAGGAAAACCCAAAATCAACACACCCACCTCGCTATTctatgtacacacacagagcactgGCTATACTCTAACTATTCTACACGGGGACACATGAGCAAGGTATCTTTTCCAGCCTACTTAAAACATTGCAGTGATGTAACATCCAGATGTCAgtcatatttattttgcattcatgTTTTTCTTACCAGTGTAGATAAATAGTCCTTTGGTAATTCAGACGTAGCCTCAGCATGCATTGTGAAATCACCAGAATCCGAGAAGGGCGTAAGTGGCCTTATCTTTAATATGTCACCTTTCTGCGATCTTTGACCCCAGGAGCTCATACAAACAAGCGCTTCAACAGCTTCAATGTCGTTCTGCTCCAAGGTGCTGCAGCTGGACCTTTCGCTGTCATGACGCTGCCTGATAGACTCATAGATGTCCACAATGTCAACCTAAATGTAATTGGATTACTGGCTATTAGGACAAGTCAGAATACAAAGCCAACACCACCCACATACTGTCTGCTCACAATGAAGGTCATCTGAAACAGATCCCATGCCCGCAGCAAGACTTTTACCAACCAGCTCAACTCTTACCCTCCCCCCACCAGCTCGTCTCCCCACCCTTgttactcttaaaaaaaaaaaaaaaaaaagaaaaaagaaaagtgtggAAGTGTGATTTGCAGGGAAGTAACAATTATGTGTGTGGCTCATGTTTCCAGAGTTAACTTCCTGGACTACACTGCTCTGAACAAAGACATCCCATGCTTGCATAcaagcaaaaagaggaaaaaaatcctgacctCCAACCTTGTTTAGACAAGGCTGTTTCCTGGACCCAAAATATGAGTGCTCTTCAGCACTAATCTCATTCTGGTAACATTTAGAAGATAAATTTCAGCTGACAGTAAGATGCTTTAAGGTATGATCACTGACTCAGAGTACCACACCTTGCAgaagcattttaatatttttaccaATAGGGAAGccgggggctggggaggaaggaaggaaggaaaatagtCTTCGAAGTGCAGTGGGAACTGTTTGTATTGTACTTTAGAAAGGCGTGATAGGTGCTGGATATCTCAAAACACACTAGGAGTAACATGAAGACAAATGTAAACATATGGATTTGTTTCCAGTTGCAAGCACCACAgaaaatctgtgtgtgtgtgcgcatgcACGCAAAACACTTGACTTCTCTGCAAAAGGATACCCAAACTTCATAAAGCTCTCACAGCGCTTGGCAGTGACTCCAAAAGCTACGTTGTGCTGCTGGTTTACCGCTCATGTCCCAGCTCAGTCTTAACTAGGCATCCAAACTCTTCTAGTCTTTAGGCACACCCACTAACTGTGAAGGCTGGGATTCGGAAGCATGGACCAAGATTCTTGAGCCTACTGCTGTTATATGGAGTGCTTATATACTGCAGCAAAAGGGTTTTAACTAAAAAAGCACCATCACACCGTTAGCACGGCctaaagccctggagggaacTATACTTGTCGGGTGACATCACTTACACACCTAAGTCAATGAGTTTTGCTACTAAGCAAGGTGGAATGATCCGGGCCTAACAGTGTCACAAAGATGCAAAGCCGTGTGACTTGTCTCCACTATAGGGATGTGCATGGCAAACAGGTTAAACGTAATGGATCCAAAATGCCGGTACTGCACTTACAGAGGACTTTCACCTAAACATGAGGTACCAGGTATGGAGATGTGAAGATTGAggggggggcaggaaggggTTAAAGCACTCTAAAGGGAGAGACACTTCCAAGaatttccactgaaaacagTGAGAACGGGAACGAGGGCAAAAAAACGAGGTCACCTGCAAGCCCAGACCTAGACGGCCTGTCAAACAGGAGCCACACCAGGCCAGGCTCTGCACTGAGCAGCCAAAAAGCCTGTGAGTGTTCCTCAAAGTGTGACTGCAGGCAACCCAGccagcagatttattttttccaaccCTACGTTTCAGGAGAGCAGTTTTCGCTaaaggaacatgaaaaaaatacaccccgcttcaagaaaaaaaaaaaacaaaacaaaaaaccaacccaccaaaCTAAAAAAGCCCTTTCTCAAGGCGAGCGCCACAGCGCAGGCTCTCCCGCTGCCAGGGAAATGGCTAACCGCGCCTGTCCTCACATCACCCCGCCGACTGCCGGGGCCCTACGTgcgcgggcagggcgggcagggccGGTGCGGGCAGCGCGGGCCCCCCACCGCCGGGCAGCGCCTCAGCCCGCCCGCAGGGGCCGCGCCACCCCGCCCGCTCCTCGCCTGGCGGCGGGTGCCCCGGCCGGGAGGCGCCGCTGAGGGGCGGATGGcgggaagggaaagaggaggaggaggaggagggggggggggggggggggggggcagctgccGCCGGCCTCACACGGCCGCTGCGGGAGTGCCCCCCCCCTGCGCGCCGCCCCGCAGGTGACCGGGATAACACCCGCCCCAGAGGGCTCTGCCCGGGCACGACCGCCccgcctccccccaccccggcgcAACGGCACCGACCGACCACCCCCCACGGCGGGTAACGGTCCCGACCGACCACCCCTTCCCCGGGGGGAGTAACGGTCCCGAGGGGCCGCCGCCCCCGCTGAGGCGGTAACGGTCCCCGCGACCCTGCCCGCCGCACAGCACgtgcccggcccggcccggccccggctgcCCGCGCCTCGGGGGGTGCCTGCCGCCGCCGCACACCCCCTCCCTCGGCCCGCCCGATGCTCACCGCGGACGCATCTCCCATTTCCGAGCAGGGCGAGCCGTGCATGGCGCGGTtccggcgggcggcggcggcggtgtGACCggacaggggcaggggcaggggcagcggcAGCGCGCgcgcacgcacgcacacacagacagaccagcagcagcagctgcagcagcagccgcacgcacgcacgcacacacagacagagcagcagcagcagcagctggcggCGCCGGCGccgcctcctcctgcctctccccttcccccgcCCGCCGGCAGCCGAGCGGCCCGCGCGCCGGGGGAAGTGCTCCCAGCGCCAGCCagcgccggcggggcggggcggcagGGAACGAGGTGGAGGGGGGAGGAATGGGGGTGGCGGCTCGTGGCCAATCGCCGCCCGCCTCGGCCAGAGCCCGACCAATGAGGTGCGGCGGCCGGCGTGATCGCGGCGTGCCGCGGGGCTGCCGGCAGGAAGGGCGGCGCGTGGGCCCGtcccggccggcggcgggcgggaaggcgggcaggcggggagggggcggggccgaggccgaggctcgaggcaggggaggggagagcgCGCGCTGGAAACTGGGGAAAAGGtcgggcgggggcggggcggcggccgggAATATCCGTGCGCGGGGGGGTGtggcggggcgcggcgcgggggcgcggctccccctcccccttccctccccccgcTGTGCGTGCGGGGCGGCACGcaggcagccccctcccccccccgcccgcggcGCCGGGTCGGGATTTTGGGGGAAACACCCGTCTTCCAAAAAGTCTTCAAAGGGCAACATaggttttacaaaaaaaaaaaaacgcgAGTTCTTTGTTTTTTCGCCTTCCGGTCCCCAAAGGCGGCTGCTGGCCATGCCAGCGCTTGCCCAGGCCGGCCCTGGCCAGGTGCCTTGCTGCTGGCTGAAGTGAAACGCGGGCAGCGAGAAGcatcttctttttccctgctggATTCCCTCCGCTTGTGCCTTCCTCGCTTCTCAGGGCGGGACATCCTCCTCGCCCGTGGGGAGGCCATGGGATGGGATGGTCCTGCTCGCCGTTCGCTTCGCTTGACCGCTGGGGCTCGTTTTTTCCATTACGGCCCTTCTGAACCCTGGTCCTTCCCCGCTGTCACGTAGTTTGTGAAGCTTCACCGCGCTGTGCTCATCTCCACTCGCCATTGCCACACGTTTTGTGTACTTCAGCTTCCCCAGCCCGTCAAACACCAAATCAGAATGATTCCCCTGGCTCGTCCATCCGGGCATTCCCCTTGCCTCTTTGCATTCCTCCCCGGTGCCTCCCGTATTTAACCTcatgtctctttctttcccGTTGCCGGGTCTCCCACCACCATCCCCCCCACGCAGGGGGTCCCACGGGGACAGCGGCGCAGCTACAATCCCTTCACCCCTGAAGGCCCCACGAGGTTTTTGTCTGCACGCCGTTGTTCCTGCCCACAGCTTGCAACCTGCAGGCTCGTGTCTTTGCCCGGCGTCTGGTGCTGTACTTGGGTTGCGAGCAGCTTTCTGTCTGTGTCTGCATGGTACCTACCGCGCTGGAGCCGTAGCCTGTGATAGCGAGAAAAACACTGATCGTTCAAACTGCAAATCCAGCTCTAACATTAAAGGCTTGGGTTCGCAAAAGGAAATCGGTTGTGTGACAGGGAATGAAGCAAATTTGGGGAAAATGCTGTCGGCGACTAAAAAGCACGATGGGGGGTGGTACAGTGGGGGCACAGGGTATGTGCCTCTTCTATAAATCACGAGCTGTTCCTCATAAGACCAGAGCCACACGCATCGTCCCATTTCGAGGAAAACCTGTAGGGAATTGTAAAACTAGGAAAATACTGTGCTGttctattttgcattttctccaGTTCCGCTGCAGTTGAGAAGCAATTGcatttgtctctgctgcttgttGAAACGCATGCAGTTTCTGCTTAAAACACTTACACGCACAGCCTTAGTCATTTACAGCGCAGATTTTTAATTGAGCAATAGCATCTGAAGGCAGCACAGCAACCTCGCCAGTGAAGAAGCGGTTGCAGGGAAGCAGAGCGGATCACTTCTCCCAACTCCCGGCGGGATGTTTTCCCGTGTCACGTACCACAGACTCTGCCTACGTGTTCTGAGTCCCCAGGTGGAAACTGCTGGACCGCGGGTCCTCGCTACAGCACACGGATGCAAGGCCAGTTAAAAGAAGTGACACTACATGTTCATACCCCAACTTGCGCCATAGGGAAAACGTGTTTGATTGCATTCCCTCTGCTGAGCTAAAAATGGCAACTAAGGTTTTTAATATAAATCCTCGGAGCTGTTGTCAAAATCACCTGGACTGCcttgttctgctgctgccagctgagGCAGTGttagaggaggaaggagcaccTTCTTCATCCTCGCATGGGATGTCAGCGGCAGAGCACAGGTCTGAACCCTGCGGGGCCTGAGCCCCCAGCCCTAACAGCCTAGAGCTTCTCTGCTCTCCCCCCTCTTGCTTCTCCCCCCTTTACCGAGGCTGCAGTAAGGTGCCTGTTAATGCAGTTAACGTTACCTTCCTTCCTCTGCACGCCTGCCTGCACCCACTGCCTTCCTCCTGGGTCTCAACCAGCAGTGCAGCTGCCTGAGCGACCTACGAGTGCACTTGTTGGGATGATCCGCGCTGGCTGTGGTTTCCCTCCTGCAGCTAGGAACCTGGAACAGGGCCCAAACAGCCCCCAGACTCCTTTCTGAAGAGCTGGGGGGGTTGGCGGCCGCAGGATGCCGGTGCCCTGGCCCGACCTGGCTGCGGCTGTgcggcccccagccccactgagcTGTCCTCCAGCAGTCTGACCCTGCGGTGGGTGCTGCTGCTCCGGCATCCTCCGGATCTGGCTCACCGAGTACGATTTGGTTTTATAAAGGCCTATTTAACTCAGACTGCTGGCAAACACTTCAGAGAAAAGCTTTCTTTGTCCGAGATAGACAATGTCTTTGTTCCGATGTAGGAACAAGCAGATGTAAGTAAGTTGCTTCGGCAGAGGGTTCAGAAGGCTCTGCTTGGGTTATCTTATCCTTTTGGCTGGGAAGATGAGAAAAGAATCAAATATTGCATGTGAGTAgcagggaaaatatttaatactgtagactgaaaacaacaaaagggCACACAGGCAGCTCTCCCCCATTCCCTTTTTGCAGATAATTATGCAATAAACGATTCAAAAGAGACTAGAGGAAGAATATTACAGGCTCAGACAGTTTTCCTAATGTTTACCAGCAGTTAAAAATAGACCAAAGCAGTTGTCTGGGCTGCAGCTTTAGAGTTAGTGCAATTTGGCAGCGGCATCTGGTCTGGCTGAATACAGCAGCAGGCTACTGTAGTGAACACATATAGCCTAGCAAATGGGGCAGGATTAAATAAATATAGATAATGACAATCCGAGCTCCCGTACAGGAGACACGAGAAGATACATTGGAAGAAATGAAAGACTGCGATGCACGTGCAGGATGCGTCTCTCCATCCTCTCTCCCTCCACCATTGAAGGATGGAGCAGTCAGAGCCACCGCAGCCCTGAACTGCCCCAAAACACACTTGCTGGGccgacagcagcagcagccagaggagaAACTGCCCACCATGGAGCAAATGAAGCGGCTCTGCCAGGTGGTGCCTGTCACCAGCTGATGGaaagggctgcagcagcccccagccgAGGACAGGAGCGGGACTGGAGGGATTCACCCAGGGGGTGAAGGCACCGACCTCCGTGGGAATAGCGGAGTTACAGAAGGGATTTATAGTCAGAGAGTTATAGACAGTGAAGAACTGAGGGGGGAAGGGGTATAAGGGATAACCATGAAGAAcagaggggggggaaggaagagaaagagaagaaaaaaaaaagcagacagacCAACGAGGAATATTTCTCGCTAGAGTAATCCCTGAATGCAAAAGCGATGATAAATCCAGGGGCTTTTGGCCCTGGCTGACAGCAAGGGTCTGTGCGAGTGATGTTTTGATGGATCGCCTCTTCCCTATGGAGCGAGCGGGTGCGGCCGTACCCGCTGGCCGGCCTTCGGCTGCTGTCGCACCTGTCACTGTGCCCGGCAGCATCGTGGAGCTGAAGGGCCACGCTCCCAATGACGTGCCGGCAGCGGCGAGTGAGCACGGTGCTCAACAGTGCGTTGGAGGGAAGGGGAGTGCAAACGTGCAGTCCCTCCGCGCTGCCGTGCTGCATGTGGGCCAGCTGCCTGGGGGAGATCTCATTTATCATTGCGGGCCATCGAATAACACAGCAAgtccccccccgccgctgggCAAGgagccccagccctccccagcaaACTGCGAACGTGCCTGCTAGCAGGGACAGGCTGTGACACAGCAGCCTTTGCCCAAAGGGAGGACGAAAAACACGGTCCTTGCATGCCATCCCCAACCGGTGTGAGTCGAAAGTTGACTTCTTCATCACCTGCATCGTTCGTGTTCGCTTTCAGAAACAGATTGAGCTTTCAGTATGTGGATAAGCGGCCAAGGAGCGGGTGAGCAGCCAGCACAGCATAAGGAAACATAGCCAGGTTACGGCAAAAGGGAAGAGTTTAAGAGAAGAGCCACGCAGACTGTTTCCCACTTTATTTTGGACCCCGGGTGCTTAAAGAATAAACGCACgctgccaattttttttttttctccactccCCAAAACAcgtttctttctgaagaaattcTGACTGCATCAAATGCTTCCTGAGACTTGGCAGTACTACAGAGGGAAATCACCACTCGACCAGATTTTTTCTGAGTATGTGAAACATAATgtttactgaattaaaaaacccaatccACAAATATTGATTACAGGTGAGGACCATCCCGAGATCCACcgtaatagaaataataaagtAAGTAACAGTAATAAGTATGACACGACACACTAGTGCACCATCTGCTCCCTCAAGTGCACCATCTGGTTTTTCTACTGCTGCTATTCGTGCCCTGATCTTATTTTAGTGGCACCAGAAGATGGATTCAAATACcagcaaaaacaaaaatgacatgttatttatttattgttctgCTTAAGTGGATGTCTTCATCGGATTCACCGTTGTCTTGATCTCAATATTACTGTTAGGTAAACCCACGCATATTTTCTGACACACAGTATATTAAAGCATTAGCAATGCTGACAGATATTCCCCTCTTTTGGTCATCTCGCGACTTGCTTGGGCAGGTATCAAGCCTGTGTGCAAACATGTGTTTCATCCTGAGTCatctttcacattttattaaGTCTGAAGTGTTTTCATGCAGCACTTGGATGCTGGGAAGACATCCCGTGTGACCAGAGACCAACTTCTGGACCATCGGACATCGTTCACACGCTCACAGCTGGGGGTGACTGGTACCACAGACTTCCACCAGGCAGGAGTGGCCTCACATGCAGAGTTAGTGATGGTCTCCTTGCAGTCAGAGAGAAGGTCCTCCAGCACCAACACTGCCATCTCCTCTAGGACATTGCCCATGTGCACCTGACCAAGCCCAAGGGAGGTCTGTGGGTGGGGGGATTTGACTGATCACTGGCATCCAGCTGTCTTGTCATAGGTGTTTAGTTATCTCTTCGCCGGCTCTCAGCCAAGGTCCATGTGTGGTCAGAAGAGATGGTTGGTGGGGTCTTTCCATCTGGCCGCTGCGGGCAGCTCACTAAGGGTCATCTGTTTTGACACCAAATGGGGTTTGTTAAAAATTCGGGCATTTTTTCCCATTCCTCACAACGCTTCTGGATTACCCAGCTGGTATCAGAGGGGCTTTCTGCATGGCTCAGATGTACAACTTCTGTCCCCTGTCATGTCTGATAACCTGAGACAGTACTGAGCATCTCCAAAGGCTTCCCCCAACACCCCTTTCTGGGAACGGGCCCTTCTTATGGGCCTGGGAAGGGCCATGACATCCCAGGCCTGATTGCTGCCTCTTGGGTCACGTCTCTAAGCAGACCTTAAAATAAGTGTCCATTTTACTTCTGGGCTAGTGccttatctgtattttttctccctccGCCCCGCGGTGACTCCTGACCCTGCGCTTCCTGGGGAATTAATCGCTTGCACGTCCCTAGTCCACATTACCCAtcctgcagcctctcctgctcctccctgcaGTTGTGtctcccacccttcccttccccagccctgcagagcctcTCCCTCTACCTTCTTGGTCCTCTCCTGGCAAGACGTTAAGAATAAGGAACATCCATGTAAAAAAATATCTTGGGTTGGAGTTAATGACCATCACTGAAAACGAGACAGATGAGGGGGGTCGGGAGGGGCAGGAGACCAGCCAGGGCATCCTTGGGCAGAAGTAAGCACAAGAGCTTGtgtggaggagaaggggacagATGAGATGACCACCTTCAAGCGACTGACCTTGGCACCAAGTGCCTTCACTGCTGCCCTCCTGCACGTGGATGTGCTCACAGACACCAAGGCTCAGCCCTGGTTGCCTCCGGACATTTCCCGGCCAGGGCTGAGGAACCTGGCCGTGGGGCCACCGGCGCAGCGGGAGCGTGGCCCTCCCCACCTTGACGCTCGCAGGTGCACAgggtctgcagcagcagaacagcaggAGACAAAAGCTGAGTTACCCCTGCTCTGCATGCTCAGCTTCGCTTGCTGCCTCCTTCCACAACATAAATGCCTGAAATAACGTCTGAGTGAGTGCCACCGTGAATTTTGCTGTATAAAATCCTCCCCATGACAGCTAGCTGTCACATACACTGACATCCAAACCGAGATGCAATCACTAACCCattatatttgtaaataaactCCTCACCAGCCAGTGTGGTTTCTGGCTGTGGCACCACCTTCTTCCAGTTTCCTCGGACCGCGCTGTGCCTGCTCCTGTCTCTGCTCCTCGCCGTGGGGTCTCCGTCCGCGCTCACCTCACACCTCCCTTTGCCTCCCCAAACGCTGTTTGGCGGCCAGAACAGGAGTGCTCTTAAAAACATGTTGTTTCCAGCTGAGTCAGCCCACACTCCCACCCGGGTGACAGGGTTTCTGCGTCCCTCTCCAGTGCCACCTTCCTGCTGGGGGCCCAA includes these proteins:
- the KLF11 gene encoding Krueppel-like factor 11, whose amino-acid sequence is MHGSPCSEMGDASAVDIVDIYESIRQRHDSERSSCSTLEQNDIEAVEALVCMSSWGQRSQKGDILKIRPLTPFSDSGDFTMHAEATSELPKDYLSTLCMTPPHSPDFVEISAAMLLSSQVTYSKPRTVMANTAACSVTSATGASPITKSSVINMERQCSQKPVMSESFAPQPCRAMATSVIRHTGDSSAYHHIPAVQEKTKVTSGYGTSRDSCGVDDRRHSRLPQDTCAADDLINKTSPVHQPYAHDSSDVVTNKGQLPVRPVSPQTRIPKNCENDLQKGATPVTPAPVSSPQVLCQMIPLNGQSSMINAYVKPSTPTVSTPMKPILPQTAPLSQPVLMGPSVPQGTVMLVLPQTAVTQTPQCPQTVMTVGNTKLLPLAPAPVFIASGQSCAPQMDFSRRRNYVCNFPGCKKTYFKSSHLKAHLRTHTGEKPFSCNWDGCDKKFARSDELSRHRRTHTGEKKFACPVCERRFMRSDHLTKHTRRHMTTKKIPSWQTEVGKLNRIATAEKPKSSSALSMLIPMPSSVCQG